TGTTGAAGCTCTCGTCCATGATGTCGTTGACGTAGAGATAGCGGGCATCGGGGCGGACGTAGAAGTTGTCCGTGACGTTGATTCTTCCCGCGACGCCGAGGTTCAGCGTGAGGGACCCTTCGTCGTCGCCTGCCTCGTCTTCAGCGGAGGAATAGCCGACGCCGCCCACAACAAGGAAGTTATGTTTTCCCGCCGGGTTGGTGCAGTACACGGCGCTCGCGTCGAGACCCCAAACGGTCACATCGCCAGAGATGTCACCTCCGAAAAGAAATGTGGTTAAAGGACCGCTCAAGGTCGCCTCCGTGTCGGCTCGCCAGAGTTGGCCTTCCAATCCCCAGCGTTCCGTGAAAAACCAGCCTCCGCGGACGTTGATGAGGAGATCGCTCTCGATTTCAAATTCCTCAGTGTATATGTCGACGCTGTCGCCGACGTAGTAGCCGAGGCCGCCTTCGAGGTGCGCGGTGTCCTCCGTGACTTCGGCAACCGCCGGGGCTGCCATAAACACCAAGACGGCCATGGCCGCAAGCGCAACGGAATGCACGGGGTGTTTTGTGTGTTTCATGGTTCGTTGCTCCTTGCCTTTCTTGGGGGTTCGTTGCTCCTTGTTTCTTACCAGAACTTCCAGCCCAGAGCCAGGGTTCCTTCGAACGTGTCCAAATTCTTATCTTCCACGGCCCCGAACTTCACGTCCCGGACGAAGCGGTAGCGGACGTCGGGACGAAAATAAAAGTGCTGCCCGGGCCTGATGCGGAGGGAAACGCTCGCATGGAGCACGAGTGCGCCTTCGTTCGGTTCCTCTCCCGACGGGAGTTTGAGTTCGGGAGCAATTTCGGAATCAATATTAATATATCCGACCCCGCCGCCGAGAGTGAGCATGCCCTTCGAGAAGGGATTAATGGCGTAAAACAGCGTGCCTTCAAAAAGCCACGCGTTGGTGTCGGTCTCGACGGGAGGCTGAAACTCCCTCTCGATTTTGCTCTCCACGAAACCGAGCGTGACCTCGGCGCCCCAGTGGTCGAGGAAGAACCCCCCTCCGCGGACGCCGTAGGTGACATCCCCTTCCAGATTCGTCTCTATCTTGTCCAGCTCCTCGCGGTCACCCGTGAAGTAGCCGCCGTAGGCCTCGAGGTAGACGTTTCCTTTCGCCGTATCACCGAACACGTCCGCATAAGCGGGAAACGCCGCGAGGATGAGAGAAAATCCCGCAAGCGCGGTCCGGTTCGCCCAACGTCGTACATGATTCGCCATGTCTGCATCCTCCTTGTCAGAGTGAGCAGTGTAGCATGCCGAAGGAGGGCTGTCAACGCGCATGGCTCTTCGAAAAAATTGCGCCGCGGCGCGCGTGGGCGTTTGACTCCCTCCGCCTGCCTCGCTACCCTTGCCTGCAGGCAAAGCGCATGCTAAAATCGAGCTTCTGCGTGCACCGAAAGAACATGGCAACTTCCCTGCGAACCATGCCCCGCGCCGTTCCGACGCAAGCGTCGGGCCTCCTTTATTCCTCGGAATACTTGAGGCACTATTGCAGGCAGCGGCATCCCGAGAACCCCGAGCGGCTCAAGGCCATCGTTCAGGCGCTTAAGGGCTCGGGGCTCGCCAAGGAATTTCAGACGATTTATCCGCGGCGCGCCACCCTCGACGACCTGCAGCTCGTGCACACGAGCGAGCACTGCGCTTTCGTGCGGGAAATGTCTAAAAACGGGGGCGGCATGGCCGACCCGGACACGTACATCGGCGAGGGGTCGTTCGAGGTGGCGTGCCATGCGGCGGGGGGGCTCCTTGCGGCCGTGGACGCGGTGGAGCGCGGCGAGGTGGGGCGGGTCCTTGCGCTCGCGCGGCCTCCCGGGCATCACGCCACGCCGACTCGCGCCATGGGCTTCTGCCTTTTTAACAACGTGGCCCTGGCCGCCCGCTACGCGCAGCGGAAAGGGTTTAAAAAAATTCTTATCGTGGACTGGGACGTTCACCACGGGAACGGGACCCAGGAATTTTTCTACGAAGACCCGGCGGTCGGCTATTTCTCCGTGCACCAGTATCCTTTTTACCCCGGAAGCGGTGCGCGCGATGAAACTGGCCGAGGCGAGGGCAAGGGTTACACGGCGAACGTCCCGCTCCTTGCCGGCTGCGGCGACTCGGAATACCTGGCCGCCCTGGCCGACGACCTTCCGCCGCTCTGGGAGCGCGTCAACCCTGCCATGGTATTCGTCTCGGCCGGCTTCGACGCCCATGTCCGCGACCC
The DNA window shown above is from Acidobacteriota bacterium and carries:
- a CDS encoding porin family protein, which translates into the protein MKHTKHPVHSVALAAMAVLVFMAAPAVAEVTEDTAHLEGGLGYYVGDSVDIYTEEFEIESDLLINVRGGWFFTERWGLEGQLWRADTEATLSGPLTTFLFGGDISGDVTVWGLDASAVYCTNPAGKHNFLVVGGVGYSSAEDEAGDDEGSLTLNLGVAGRINVTDNFYVRPDARYLYVNDIMDESFNNFLITVNVGWVFGG
- a CDS encoding outer membrane beta-barrel protein, coding for MANHVRRWANRTALAGFSLILAAFPAYADVFGDTAKGNVYLEAYGGYFTGDREELDKIETNLEGDVTYGVRGGGFFLDHWGAEVTLGFVESKIEREFQPPVETDTNAWLFEGTLFYAINPFSKGMLTLGGGVGYINIDSEIAPELKLPSGEEPNEGALVLHASVSLRIRPGQHFYFRPDVRYRFVRDVKFGAVEDKNLDTFEGTLALGWKFW
- a CDS encoding histone deacetylase gives rise to the protein MPRAVPTQASGLLYSSEYLRHYCRQRHPENPERLKAIVQALKGSGLAKEFQTIYPRRATLDDLQLVHTSEHCAFVREMSKNGGGMADPDTYIGEGSFEVACHAAGGLLAAVDAVERGEVGRVLALARPPGHHATPTRAMGFCLFNNVALAARYAQRKGFKKILIVDWDVHHGNGTQEFFYEDPAVGYFSVHQYPFYPGSGARDETGRGEGKGYTANVPLLAGCGDSEYLAALADDLPPLWERVNPAMVFVSAGFDAHVRDPLAGMRVTTEGFGRMASMVLGRAGEIPVLFTLEGGYDLKALGESVVAVANAMLGEPHP